CGAAGATGACGGCTCAGACGGCAAGGGGCCCGGCGGCGGCGTCCAGCGGCGCCGCCGGCCTCGATGCGATCCTCCGGCCGCGCAGCATCGCGGTCATCGGTGCGTCGCGCTCACCCGACGCGATCGGGCATCAGATCCTCTCCAACCTCGTGCGGCACGGCTTCACGGGCGCCGTCTACCCGATCAACCCGAACGCGGACTCGATCCACTCGATCCGCGCTTATCCTCGGATCGGCGATGTGCCGGAGCGGGTGGATCTCGCGGTGATCGCGGTGCCGGCGGAGCGGGTGGTCGCCGTGGCGAAGGAGTGTGCGGCCGCGGGCGTGCGGGGGGTGGTCGTCGTCTCCGCGGGGTTCCGTGAGATCGGGCGCGAGGGCGCGGAGCGGGAGCGGGAGCTGGTCGAGATCGTCCGGCGACACGGCATGCGGCTCGTCGGCCCGAACTGCCTGGGGGTGCTGAACGCGACCCCCGGCGTCTCGATGAACGCAACGTTCGCGCCGGTGATGCCCGCGCCGGGCCGCGTGGCGTTCCTCTCGCAGTCGGGCGCGTTGGGGCTGAGCATCCTGGACTACGCCAGCGAGTACCGGGTCGGGGTCTCCCAGTTCGTCTCGGTGGGCAACAAGCCGGACGTGAGCGGCAACGACCTGCTGGAGTACTGGGAAGACGACGACTCGATCGGCGTGATCCTGATGTACGTGGAGAGCTTCGGCAATCCGCGCCGGTTCCGGGAGATCGCGTCGCGGGTCTCGCGGAAGAAGCCGATCATCGCGCTCAAGGCCGGCCGCTCCAAGGCGGGCGCCGGCGCTGCGCTCTCGCACACCGGCGCGCTCGCGGCCGATGACATCGCGGTGGACGCGCTGCTGGCGCAGGCGGGCGTGCTGCGCGCCGCCTCGATCGAGGAACTCTTCGACATGGCGATGGCGCTGGGCGTGCAGCCGCCGCCGCGCTCGCCGCGCACGGCGATCGTGACCAACTCAGGTGGCCCGGGCATCCTGGCGGCGGACGCGCTGGAGATGAACGGTCTGGAGCTGGCGCAACTGGCGCCGGAGACCGTCGAGCGCCTGCGGCCGCTGTTCCCCGAGGAGGCGTCGCTCCGCAATCCGGTGGACATGATCGCGACGGCGCGGCCGTCGACGTATCGTGGCGCGCTCGAGGCGGTGCTGTGCGACGACGGCGTGGACGCCGCGATCGCGATCTTCGTCCCGCCGCTCGGCGTGCGGCAGGAGGACGTGGCGGAGGCCATCGCCGAGGCGGCTCGCACGTGTCGGACGAAGCCGGTGTTGGCGGTGCTGATGGGCCGGGAGGGGTTGCCGCAGGGCCGGGCCGCGCTGGAGGAGCTGCAGATCCCGGCGTACACGTTCCCGGAGTCGGCGGCGCGGGCGCTCGCTGCGTTGAACCGCTACCGCGAGTGGCTGGAGCGGCCGGTGGCCGAGGTGGTGCCGCTGCCCGTGGACCGGGACCGGGCGGCCGCGCTCATCGAAGGCGCGCGACGGGAAGGGCGGCAGCGCCTCACGGAGATCGAGTCGCTCGAGCTCCTGGCGGCGTACGGGATCCCGATCACGCCGGCCCGGCTCGCCCGCGACCCCGAGGAGGCCGTTCGCTTCGCCGCGGAGTTCGGCTTCCCCGTGGTGATGAAGGTCTCCTCGCCCGCCATCGTGCACAAGACGGACGTGGGCGGCGTGGAGCTCGGGATCGGCAACCTGCAGGAGGCGCGCGCCGCCTACGAGCGGCTGGTGGACATCGCCGCGCGAGTGGCGCCGGACGTGGAGTTGCACGGCATCCTGGTCCAGAAGCAGCTCGAGGGAGGGCGCGAGACCATTGCGGGCATCTCGCGCGATCCGCTGTTCGGCCCGCTGGTGGCGTTCGGGCTGGGCGGGATCTTCGTCGAGGTGCTGCGCGACGTGGTGTTCCGGCTCGCGCCGATCGACGAGCTCGAGGCGGAACGGATGGTCACGGGGCTACGGGGTGCACGGCTGCTGACGGGCGTGCGCGGCCAGAAGCCGTGTGACACCGCGGCGCTCGTCGAGGTGCTGCGTCGGCTCTCGCAGCTCGCCGTGGACTTCCCGGCCATCGCGGAGTTGGATGTGAACCCGCTGCTCGCGTTCGAGCGCGGCGCAGTCGCGGTGGATGCGCGCGTGGTGCTCGGCGACGATGTCGGCGGCGAGCGAGAGCGGCAGGAGGGTCCGCTCAGGCGCCTGGTCCGGCGCGGCGGCCGAGCAGCGCCTCGAGGCGCGGGAGCCCGGTGAGGCGGAGTGAGCGTGGTGCCGAGAATCGCACGGCGTCGCCCGGCATCCGGCGCGTGGCGGCCCCTGCCAGCGTCCTGACGAGCAGGATGAGCACGACGAGATAGGCGGCGAGCCGCAGACGGTCATCGTTGGGGAAGACCAACCAGTGCGTGACCGCGTAGGCGCCGGTGCACGCGATCAGGGCGGTGCCGGCATCGCGCCAGCCGAAGCGACGCGCCCGGGAGACGAGCAACCACGCGCCGAGCAGCGCGAAGAGCGCCGCGAACAGCGGGAGGTTGGCGGGGTGCGTCTCGCGCAGGTAGATCCAGGCGTAGTCGCTGAAGCCCAGGGACGGCACGAACTGCTCGGGGTAGGGCAGGGGCTCGACGAACGAGTGGTGGAACGAGACCCGCCAGCCGAAACTCCCTGACCAGATGCGGAGCGCCGCGGAGACCGCCACGCCCGCGAGCGCGCCGAGCGCCGCGACGGCGCGGTCCCGCCGCACCCGCAGCGCGCGCCAGCCCGCAATGCCTAGAATCCAGAGCAGATTATCCGGCCGGATCAGCAGCGAGAGGAGGAGCACCAGCATCCCGCGGCCGAAGTGCTGGCACTCGAACACCAGCCACAGCGCGGTGAGGACGACGAGCGCCGAGAGCGCGTCCGGCGTCGGGAGCCGTGCG
This genomic window from bacterium contains:
- a CDS encoding acyl-CoA synthetase; this translates as MTAQTARGPAAASSGAAGLDAILRPRSIAVIGASRSPDAIGHQILSNLVRHGFTGAVYPINPNADSIHSIRAYPRIGDVPERVDLAVIAVPAERVVAVAKECAAAGVRGVVVVSAGFREIGREGAERERELVEIVRRHGMRLVGPNCLGVLNATPGVSMNATFAPVMPAPGRVAFLSQSGALGLSILDYASEYRVGVSQFVSVGNKPDVSGNDLLEYWEDDDSIGVILMYVESFGNPRRFREIASRVSRKKPIIALKAGRSKAGAGAALSHTGALAADDIAVDALLAQAGVLRAASIEELFDMAMALGVQPPPRSPRTAIVTNSGGPGILAADALEMNGLELAQLAPETVERLRPLFPEEASLRNPVDMIATARPSTYRGALEAVLCDDGVDAAIAIFVPPLGVRQEDVAEAIAEAARTCRTKPVLAVLMGREGLPQGRAALEELQIPAYTFPESAARALAALNRYREWLERPVAEVVPLPVDRDRAAALIEGARREGRQRLTEIESLELLAAYGIPITPARLARDPEEAVRFAAEFGFPVVMKVSSPAIVHKTDVGGVELGIGNLQEARAAYERLVDIAARVAPDVELHGILVQKQLEGGRETIAGISRDPLFGPLVAFGLGGIFVEVLRDVVFRLAPIDELEAERMVTGLRGARLLTGVRGQKPCDTAALVEVLRRLSQLAVDFPAIAELDVNPLLAFERGAVAVDARVVLGDDVGGERERQEGPLRRLVRRGGRAAPRGAGAR